In the genome of Fastidiosipila sp., the window TCCCGGCAGGCTCGCAGGCCTTTGTTGAGATTGGCTTGAAGGGAGCCTTCCGGCATGAGTTGCAGCAGCGCGACGATCAGGTCATTCATCCCTTTTATTCTCCGGAGGCTTTTCCCCGCGGCCTGCCCTCTTCATCGAAGTGGCGCCTTAGAGAAATCTCCGTGGGAAGAGAAGAAGCAAAAAGCACCAGGGTCTGGAGGGTGTTGAGTGCAATGCCAACCGCCATAATGACCGATTGACTTTGTCCGCGGACAAGCAGGAAGACCACGGTTGAGATGGCCAGCATGGGGCCTCCCAGGATCAACCAGGTCCGGGCCAGGCGGCTTTGGGCGAATTGCCAGAAACGCTCCTGGTCTTTGTCCCTGGGCCTGCCAGGCGGTCTGATCCGGAACCAAAGACCAAAAATCAGCATGGTCAGGGGCAAGAGAATAAAAACGACAGCCATGAAAATCCAGCGGCTCATGGGGCTCCCCCATCTGTCCTTCCAGGGTGTGATGATCAATCCGATCCCATTTTATCCCAGTTTGTTGCAAGAATCATCCGGTCGAATAAGCCTTCATTGGCAAGAAAGCGGTCTCTCAGAGGAGCTGCGAATTGATCCGTTCGCAGAAACTGTTTAAAGGCAAGGTAAGGCAAAAGGCGGTAGTCCGTCGTCTCTCCTGCCTGCAAGCGTACAGGCAGGTCGTCCAGGTTGGCAAAAAAGACATAGCCAAAGTAAATTTCGTGGCGGTCCAGGATGCGGTAAACATGTACCAGGCAGGTTCTTTCGGCTCTGAGGCCTGTTTCCTCCCAAAGTTCACGCCGGGCGCCTGCTTCAGGCCTTTCGCCCTTAATCACAGCCCCTGTCGTAACCTCCCAGCAAAAGGGCCACAGGGTCTTGTTGCCTCGCCGGGTGACCAGGATCTCTCTTTTTGGTGTGACTGTGTAAACCTCTACGATGGCATGAAAAACGCCAGGTGGAATGGATTGTCCCCTGATCAGGTCAAAGCCAAGCAGTCTGCCTTGGCTGTCCAGCGCATCCCAGCGTTCTTGTTTTCGGTCATTCATCTCTGTTCCCTTAACATGACACAGGGACAGGATACCATCAAACAAAAACTTGCCCTGTGAAGTTTCATTCGGCAAGGACCGCCTGGCATGGAGCGGTTCATTGGCTGAAGAAAATGCCGTTTGCTGGTAGCATAAAAGGCAGAATCAGGTCGTTTGGGAGCAGACGCATGAAAAGAAAAAACGAAAAACTTATGAGAAAACAGATTGACGGCCGCCTGATCAGGATCTATATCTCGATTGTACTGGCCGTTTTCATCCTGCTTTCGTCTGCGATCTATTTGATGCTGGTCAATCTCAACGAAAAAAAATCCGCTTATGAGGCAATAGACGGTTATTTGGATTTGAGTGATTTGGATTTCGGCAAAGAAAAATGGGTCGAATTGAACGGCGAGTGGCAATTCTTTGAAGGACAATTTCTTCCAACCCGGGAAGGCGGTGATTTCAGCCATGAGCCGACGGGAGCAGGTGAGCAAGCCCGGATCATTCGGGTGCCGGGCCCCTGGCAGCTGAGCAGCGGAACGGGTTCACCTTCCCGTGGCTTTGGCACCTTCAGACTGCTTGTCACCCTTCCGGAACAAGCGGTGTACGGTCTGCGTGCCAAAACAGTCCGTTCAGCCAGCCGAATCTTCATCAATGGACAAGAGATAGCAGGTATGGGCCGGGTGGCAAGCGAGGCAGGCCTGTATCAGCCGATGAGCCGTTACTGCACGGGATTCACGCAGAGCCGTGACGGCAGGATGGAAATCATCATCCACGTGGCCAACTTCTATTACAGCAAAGGGGGCATCCTCTCGTCACTCGAGTTTGGGCCTTCGGGGGACATGATCACACGGATAAGCCGCGAAACCGGTTTTGAGATTATCGTGATCTTCTCCTTCATTTCGGTTGGCGTCCTGTTTTTTATCCTTTATCTTCTGACAAACAGGGGCCGTCATCTTCTCGCCTTCAGCCTGGGTTGTTTTTTCATGGGCCTTTATCTTTCGGTCATGAACAATCAGGTTCTCAACCTCATGTTTGACCTGGGTTTTGCCAGCCGGACAAGGGTTCAAATTATCTCCATGGTTGGCGCCATCACCTGCTTTCTCACCTTTGTTGAGCGATTTTTCCGGACCACAGCCAACCGCAAACTTTCCCTGGCTGTCAAGGTATTCATGATGCTCACCTTATCGGGGGCGCTCATTAACCCACTTTGGGTCATGACGTCAGCCCAGGGGCTCTTTCAGGTTATCCTGGGTCTGATCATGCTGACAAGTTTCGGTTACATGACTTTTGTGATGATCAGGGCTATGTTCAAGAAGATGGTGGCGGTTGAATACATCCTGGTGGCCGTCGTTTCCCTGGCCTCGTATTGGTTCTCCCTCCTGGCCAAGGCCCTGCTGGGCTGGAAGATGACCTATTATTCCGAATGGATGCTTATCTTCGTGCTCTTGAGCATGGTTTATCTGATCGGGGACCGCCTCTACAGCGACTACCTTGAAATGACCGAGCTGACGGACAAACGTCTGGAACGGGAATTCGAGTATTTTTTCTCCCAGATCTCCCCGCATTTTGTTTACAACACCATTAATACAATCATTGCCCTGAGCTATGAAGACGATGACAAAACAAGAGATGCCCTGAACCACCTTGCCATGTATTTTCGCGGCAAGCTTGCTTTCCATAAGCAGAAGGGCCTGATCCCTCTGGAAACAGAACTGGAGATGGTGGTCGCCTACCTGGAGATTGAAAAGATGCGCTACCAGGGCAAGCTCCATGTCGAGTACGGCATCGCGCAGGATCTCGATTGTATGATCCCCCCGCTGACCATCCAGCCCCTGGCGGAGAATGCAGTCAAGCATGGGATTGCGTCCCTGGATGGCGCGGGCACTGTCAGGATTACGGCGGACAGGGCGGAGAACGGTTTCACCCGTATTACCGTTGAAGATGACGGCCGCGGTGTGACAGATGAAGAACGTGCTGCCATCTTCGGGGGGGATTCGGAAAGATTGGGCCTTAAGAATGTCACGAAAAAGATCGAATTAATGCCCCGCGCAACCATACAATTCTCAAGCAGCCCTGGAAGAGGAACCATTGTTGAGTTGATGATACCGGAGGGAGGAATTCATGCGGATCTTGAAGGCCGTGCTGGTCGATGATGAGGCGGCCGCCAACAAAGTGCTGGCTTCGCTTCTGGCCGCCTACGAAGACATTGAGATTGTCGGACAATACACAGATCCGGACCAGGCCCTTGAAGCCATGGACGGCCTGGATCCGGATGTAGTCTTTTTGGATATTGAGATGGGCAGGATCAACGGCATAGAACTTGCCAACCGATTGACCCGGGAACGCTATATTCAAATCATTTTCATCACGGCCTTTTCTGACTATGCTGTCGATGCCTTTGAAGTCAATGCCATCGATTACCTCCTTAAACCCGTACAAAAAAACAGGCTGGACAAGGCCATCCGGAAAATCAGGGGGGTCCAGCTTCAGGGGAAGGGCGAAAGTCCTGTTGATCCTGAGCCAGGGAAAGCGCTTCATGTCATCAGCCTGGATTATCCTGCCGTTTACAACCAAAATGATCGGATCCTGGCCTGGAGAACCCGGAAAGCCAAGGAACTCTTCTTTTATCTCTGGCTGAATCGACAGACTCAGGTCAATAAAAGGACCTTGATCGACCGGCTTTTCCCTGACAAAGACAGGACAAGAGCACAGGTCCTTCTGCACACCACGGTTTACCAGATCCGGCGGAGCCTGGCTGACATCGGTTTTCCAGAGGGCATTTTATTCGCAAACGACAGTTATCGCCTGCAAGTACCCGTAACAGCGGATGTCAATGAATTGGAGGATGTGTTAGAGCGGGGGGGGAGTGATCCGGACCGCATCGCCGCCATCCTTGATCTTTATAAAAGTGATTTTCTGAGAGAAGAATCCTATGACTGGGCTATGGAAACCCGGCAGCTGCTCAAGCATAAAACTTACCTGGCCCTGGCTTCTTTTGCAGAGAAGCGATTGGAAACCCGCGACTATACGGACCCGCTGGATGCCTGCCTGGAAAGGATCCATCAGTTGAATCCTGCAGAGGAGCGGACAGCCCGCCTGTTTCTCAAGTACTTTGGTGACCGGCAGAGGATGGTCAAACTGAAACTGTACTATGCGGACTACAAAAGGCGCCTGATGCAAGACTACGCAATGAAACCGCAGCCGTCGCTTGAGGAGCTCTATCTCAGCTTGACGCGCAGATGACCGGCCTTGCCCCGCTGGGAAACTGTCAAGACCGGGCAAGCCGTCTTCCAGCCCTTGGATGAAATCCTTGAAATAATGACCGATTTCAACCAAACGCCCATCATCCAGCTCGATCACCAGCCCGCTATGCCCGGCCAGTTCAGACAAACCAGGTTCAAGCTAGTCGGAGGCCGGTTCGAAGGTCCCCGTGACAAGATCCTGCGTTTCAAGATTCGTCTCGAAGCTGGTGCGGGGACCATCCAGTGCTCCGGTGACGCTTACCGTCGAAACGGTGACGCTGAAATAAGGGAACCGCCTGTCCCTGTCCATGAAAACGGTTTCCTCGTTTGAAAAACCGATTTTTTCGTACTGTGCTCCTCAAAACAGTTCAGCCCCGCAAAATGGACGGAACGGGTTTCGGGGTCGTAGAAAAGGCAATCCATGATGTCGGTGTCGGCCTCCCCCAAATTGACTTCATCTGCATCTGAAGGAGTCTGCGACAAGCCCGGTTTTGTGGGTTTCACGGAGTCAGCGGACAGGCTGACCACCCGGGGGGTGCGCTTGACTGAGTATAGGGGGAGCTCTTATCCGGTTGCGCCGTTTTCATATCAGAAGAGCGGCAGCGATGACAAGGGCAAGGACCAGAATCCAGAACAAAAGTCCTTTATGGAGCAGGGTTGTCATCACCTCCCGCCGATCCAGCATCAAGTGCTTTCAGGATCTGTCCAGTCGTCGCAATGGTTTTGGGAATGACCGCCCGGACCGTCATAAGCGGATCAACGACCTGGGAGATTTTGATATCAACTGCCATGCTGGCCAGCATACAGGCTTCTTCCCATAAGCAGCCGAAGATCCCTGCCAGGGCCCTGACCGCCGTGCTGATACTGTCGCAGGCAGCCTCCTCCAGTGTTTTTGCTGACGCAATAATCATGGTCCCTTCAGCTGTTTCCAGCAGGGGCCAAGGACCGGAATTGCCTTTAATGACGCTGAGCCGGACTGTCACCCTGGCGCTGACCTCAAGGCCCGTTTGACAGACTTCACCATCTGCCATAAGGGCATGGCAGTCGCCCAGGGCGAAAAGCGCTCCTTTCTGCATAACGGGAAGATAGAGCCGGGTGCCCCGGACGATATCCCGTGTATCCATATTGCCTCCGTGCCTGTAGGGAGTGTGCGTCGGACAGGGGCCGTCTTCCAGGGCCGGCGCCACACCGATGACTCCGATCATGGGATGGACGGGGATTCGCAGGCCCAGGTATTCGGCCGCACCGTCAACAATGGGAATGACCCGGACCGTCTTGTTTTTGGCTTCCTTTTTCAGCAGTCCTTCGCCCGGCAAGACAACCATGATACCGCGGTCGGCGATGTCAATCCCCAGGATGTCGACTCTGAGTGTATCGCCGGGGTCGGCCCCGCGGATATAGACCGGGCCGGTTGCCGGGTTCAAAAAATCGCGGTCGACCCGGACAGGATCGTCCTCCTCCGTCTGAATCTGCCCGAAGTAACAGTCATTGCTCTCAAAGGTGACGATGCTGCCGTCATCAACCGATAAGACGGCTTCCATGTCAGGTTCGAAAGCGTAAATCACATGATTGCCAGTGATGGTGGGCATGGGGAACCTCCTTGTTCAAGCCTTGAATCCGCTCAGTAGGTGATACCGGAGTGCAGGAAAGTGCCCTTCCGGAGTTCACTGAAAGCCTGTTGGATTTCTTCCCTGGTATTCATGACAATGGGGCCGCCCCAGGCGACAGGCTCATCAAGCGGGATTGAACTCATGTACAGAACCTGAGCGCCGGTCTCTGCCGTGCCGATGGTGACATGATCTCCAGCAGTCAACTTGGCAGCTGTCTTCTCTTTGACCGGAGCATCACCGATCAGGGCATCTCCCACGAGCGTGAAGACCATGACTGAGCGGTCACTTCCTGTTTCCAGGGTAAGTGAGGCATGAGGCTCAAGCTGGATGTCATAGTAGTCGAGCGGCAGGTAGATGCCAAGATGGCCCTGCCACCCCTGGTATTGTCCGGCCAAAAGCCGCAATCTGCCGCCGGGGAACCCGATTTCCGCGATCTCATGGCGCTTGATGCTGTGATAGGCCGGGGGCGCCATTTTTTTCCCGGCCGGCATATTGAGCCAGAGTTGAACACCCAGCAGACGTTCCGCAGCCGGCAGCATTTCCTCATGCATGATCCCCGACCCCGCCGTCATCCACTGAACTTCGCCGTCACCGATAGTGTCCTCGTGCTTGAGGCTGTCACGGTGTGTCATATGGCCTCGCCATAGATAACTGATGGTTTCAATCCCCCGATGCGGATGCATGGGGAAACCGGCGGTATAATCATCCGGCCGGGTGCTGTCAAACGAATCGAGAAGGAGGAAGGGATCGAAACGCTCAACCGTATGATTTCCAAGAACCCTGATCAAGCTGACGCCTGCCCCATCCCGGGTCCGGTAACCAGTGACCTGATGGTCAATTTTACTGTCCATCTCCTGCCTCCACTCAAGTCCAGTCAAAATTGGCTTTGCCGGCACCGATTTCAAAATGACACTTGACAATTCCCAGATCAACTTTTGAATAAAAACCGGGGTAGGTTTTTGCGGCTACCTTGTCACCACGAAGGGTCAACAGAAATTTCTGCTGATTGGTTGCCGTCGGCGCCAGGAGGGCAGCCTTCATTCCTTTCCGGAACCAGTCAGGCATCTCACCTGCCACCCGGCAGAGATCCATCATGTCTTTTGACCGGCGCGGCCGGCCTTGTGTCTGGCCGTAGCCAAGCGCAATGACCAGCCGGATTCTCGCTCCCTTGCCGATCGTGCACGGTATTTTGGATCTCCGGTAATGGAGGCCGACCCAGCAGCTATTTAAGCCGAGCTGCTGAGCTTTTAAGACAAACCGCTGCCCATAATAGCCGAGAAGTTGGTCGCTGCCGCGCGGCCCTGCCACGACCAAATAATTTCTGCAATTGCTGAACCGGCCATATCGCGCCAGGCGGCCCTCAAATGCTTTGGGCTCATCAAGACAGAGCTGGAGGCTGAGGCCGCTTTCACGGTTGTACTGATCAACGGCTTCGCGCAGGCAATTTTCGATCTCACTCCCAATCTTTTGTTCGGTGAAACGCCGTACGGAATGCCTTGACCGGATTGCCTGCCAAAGATCCATTGATTCCTCAAGGCCAGGGATGGAAAAAGATGGCTGGATGTCCAACCCCTCCCTTGAATCATCCGGAGCCTCATCCCTGTCCTCCATGGTGTAGCTGCGAATTTTCCCTGAAACAGTGATCCGGTAGCTTTCAAACATCAGGTCGCGTCCCTGCTGCTGAGCCAGGCGGTGCGCTGCCTGCCGGCGCCAGCGGCTGACAGCTTCTTCATTTTCCCAGACTGAAAGGCTCAGGATTTTCCCTTCATCGGTCAGGCTGGCGAAACGCTCCGAGCGGATAAAGCCTTCACTCGACGTCAGCGCTTCCCGGATTTCGGCCGCCAGATCAAGATATTGCGCCCGGTATGCTTTTTTGATTTTGACTTCAAACAAGACAAAGATCATGGACTCAGATCCTCTCTTTCAGGAAGGCCATCAGTGTTCATGCCTGCAGGCGGTGGGGGGCCAGAATATGCTGATCCAGCCATTTGGCGACGCCGTCGCGGTCATTGGTATCACAGATCTCATCCGCCCTTTCCCTGACCGGATCGATGGCGTTGGCCATGGCCACACCGCGGCCGGCGAAGATCAGCATGTCTACATCATTGTCGTCGTCACCGAAGGCAACAATCTCATCTCTGTCAATGCCGTAAGTTTTGGCGATCTCCAAAATACCCCGGCTTTTTCGGGCTTCCTTGTGCATGATCATGGCCATCCGGTCCCGGGTCACCGTCAGGTACAAAGGGTCCGAGATCTGTGACCGGATCAGGTCAACTTGACCGGGATAATCGATGAGGGCGTAAAGCTTGCCGGCAGATCCCATCTGGTCATCGAAATCATTGACGACAACATAGTCAAGGCCCTGCCACATAGTTCCCACATCGAAATTGGAAAAATGAACGCCATCGATTTCGGCAACAACATTCAGTCCATGGCCGGACAGTTCACGCAGCAAGGGGGCAAAGACCGGGGAAGGAATGGTCCGGTCATAAACCAGCCTGTCCCCGATGAAGGCATTGGCTCCGTTTAAATGGACGCGGCCATCAAAGAGTTGGTGGTCGACCAGGTGACCGGTGCTGTTGCCTCTCCCTGTGGCAAAGACAAGTTTGACACCCAGGCTCTTCACATCTTCCATCGTTTTGATGGTGTAGGACGAAACTGTTTTGTCAGTCCTTAAAAGAGTGCCGTCCAGATCAGTTACAACCATTTTTACCACAGCCACTAATACCCCAGCGATTTGCCGACCAGGATCACCTTGATCCGGTCTTTGATCAGTTGCCCCGTAATGGCCGTAAAGACATTGCAGATCCGGTCGGGGCTGTCGCAATCGGTGCAGCGGCCCAGTTCCACACAAGGTGTGTCGCAGCTCAGCCGTTTGGCGTCGCGCGGTGCCGCATGATGCCGGACTCTTCTTTTTGCCTGCCGGCCGTTTCGGACCAGCTTATTGATGCCCGCCACAATGATCACCTGCCGGGGCCCATAGATGACAGGAGCCATCCGGTTGCCGCTGCCATCGATATTGTAGAGGACACCGTCTTTTGTCAGGGCGTTGGTGCTGCAAAGAAAGGTATCAGCTGAAAAATACTGGAGGTAGAGCTGCTTTTTTTCCGCGGGGCCTATCCCCTCCCGGTGTTTGTCAAGGAAGTGATAATTGCCGCTGCGCAGGAAATCAAGCACACCTGTTTCCTGGAGGGTGACCGAATCACTTGCACCGACCACGGAATGCTCCGGGATCAGCCTGTCCAGCAATGCGATCAACTCTGTCTCATCTTTGACGCAGAAGCCCTTGAAATTCCGCTTATCCAGGGCATTTAATACTTTTCGCACATCCATGGTTACGATTCTTTCCGTCCCGTCAGTCTCCTGATATAAGCGTTCTGCTTCCCTCCAGTTTCCTCAGCTCGGAAATCTCCTCAGTTATCTCCACGACACCCAGGTAGGTTCCCGCCGCGTCGCGCACCGCAAAGTAACGAATCAGAATGAAAAGACCGTCTTTCTGGATCCAGAAGTGCTCCTGGTCCTTCTCACCTGACTTGAAGCTTTCCACTACCGCCAGAACCCGATCCAGGCTCTTGGGTGGGTGGCAGTCCTCCACCAGGCGGCCGATAATGGTCCGGGTGCGGGGGAAGACGCGGTGTTTGCCCTCACTGAAATATTGCACCCTGCCCTCAGCGTTCACGTAAGTGATGTCGCCCGGCAGGGTATTGAGCATGGCCTCCAGTTCATGGGCATTGAAGTAGCCGCTTGGCAGATCAAAATCCGCATCATTTTTCCGACCCGATGGTGCCTGCCCGCCTTTAAGCCAGGCAGCCGCATCTGAAGGACTGGCACCTTCAATGGCCTCCGCAAAAGCGTAGCCGTAATGAGCACTTTCAGCGGCCACTACCTTCCAGTCATCCTCAGTCAGGTTGTCCACCAGCATGGGCTTCAGGATCTCATTTTCCTTGTGGATCATGCCGCGGACTTCCAGCTCCATCTCAGCGAACAGTTTTTCATCCTTTTTCCCGGACCGAGCCCGGTCCAGCGATTCCCTGATCAGGGCGCGAATTTCATCATCTTTGCCCCACATAACCTTGGGAGGCGCAGTGATACCGTTACGTTCCAGATAGGGGAAGATGAGGTTTTCCTTACGGGCATAATGTTTGTCAAGCCGGGCCAGTTTTTCCAGGGCCCGGACGTAGGGAACGCCGTCGCCGGAAGATAAGAAAGTTGATTTGGCTGACGCGTAGTCACCGTCCAGGAAGGCTTCCAGGCCATCATTCTCTTTATAGAAAACGGTCAGTGGGTGACCCATTTCCGGATCAATCGCGGCGACATTGACATTTCCCTCCACGATCGAGGCATGCACATTGCACAGGTTCAGTATCTCCTCGACGGGCGTGCCCGACTGGATCAGCTCGGCCTCAGCGGCCGCAATCTCTTTGGCGTCGACAGTCTTGAAAGTCGCAAGGAATTCCTCCCGCACATCTTCCACAGTCGCGCCCCGGCTCAACTTGTTCAGAATATTCTTCAGCGATTCCGCCTGGCTGATTTCTTTTGACATAGGGTTTCTCCTGTTCCTTATTGGGCAAGTAATTTTCTTTCATGATAAACGAATCGGTTTTTTCCCTGGTTACAGGCGTTCCCGAAAGACCACGCCCGGAGGGGAAACCTCGCCCGCGCGGGATCTGCGTGAAAGAATTCCGGAGTAACTCCATATCTTCAAAGCAGGCATTTTTGTCATCGAGGAGTATTTCATTCGGATGCTTGTGGTGTTTGTTCGCCGAGTTAACCGGATCCTGACTGCGGCTCCTTCCTGAGACAATGCTAACGGGATTCAATCTTCTCCAGAAATACCTTCATCAGAATCGGCAGGTCGCCGGGATTCCGTGACGTGATCAGGTGATCCGAGACAGCCACTTCCTGGTCCAGCCAGACAGCTCCGGCATGGATCAGATCGTCTTTGATCGAAAAGAA includes:
- a CDS encoding DUF438 domain-containing protein, whose protein sequence is MSKEISQAESLKNILNKLSRGATVEDVREEFLATFKTVDAKEIAAAEAELIQSGTPVEEILNLCNVHASIVEGNVNVAAIDPEMGHPLTVFYKENDGLEAFLDGDYASAKSTFLSSGDGVPYVRALEKLARLDKHYARKENLIFPYLERNGITAPPKVMWGKDDEIRALIRESLDRARSGKKDEKLFAEMELEVRGMIHKENEILKPMLVDNLTEDDWKVVAAESAHYGYAFAEAIEGASPSDAAAWLKGGQAPSGRKNDADFDLPSGYFNAHELEAMLNTLPGDITYVNAEGRVQYFSEGKHRVFPRTRTIIGRLVEDCHPPKSLDRVLAVVESFKSGEKDQEHFWIQKDGLFILIRYFAVRDAAGTYLGVVEITEEISELRKLEGSRTLISGD
- a CDS encoding histidine kinase, which produces MKRKNEKLMRKQIDGRLIRIYISIVLAVFILLSSAIYLMLVNLNEKKSAYEAIDGYLDLSDLDFGKEKWVELNGEWQFFEGQFLPTREGGDFSHEPTGAGEQARIIRVPGPWQLSSGTGSPSRGFGTFRLLVTLPEQAVYGLRAKTVRSASRIFINGQEIAGMGRVASEAGLYQPMSRYCTGFTQSRDGRMEIIIHVANFYYSKGGILSSLEFGPSGDMITRISRETGFEIIVIFSFISVGVLFFILYLLTNRGRHLLAFSLGCFFMGLYLSVMNNQVLNLMFDLGFASRTRVQIISMVGAITCFLTFVERFFRTTANRKLSLAVKVFMMLTLSGALINPLWVMTSAQGLFQVILGLIMLTSFGYMTFVMIRAMFKKMVAVEYILVAVVSLASYWFSLLAKALLGWKMTYYSEWMLIFVLLSMVYLIGDRLYSDYLEMTELTDKRLEREFEYFFSQISPHFVYNTINTIIALSYEDDDKTRDALNHLAMYFRGKLAFHKQKGLIPLETELEMVVAYLEIEKMRYQGKLHVEYGIAQDLDCMIPPLTIQPLAENAVKHGIASLDGAGTVRITADRAENGFTRITVEDDGRGVTDEERAAIFGGDSERLGLKNVTKKIELMPRATIQFSSSPGRGTIVELMIPEGGIHADLEGRAGR
- a CDS encoding response regulator — its product is MRILKAVLVDDEAAANKVLASLLAAYEDIEIVGQYTDPDQALEAMDGLDPDVVFLDIEMGRINGIELANRLTRERYIQIIFITAFSDYAVDAFEVNAIDYLLKPVQKNRLDKAIRKIRGVQLQGKGESPVDPEPGKALHVISLDYPAVYNQNDRILAWRTRKAKELFFYLWLNRQTQVNKRTLIDRLFPDKDRTRAQVLLHTTVYQIRRSLADIGFPEGILFANDSYRLQVPVTADVNELEDVLERGGSDPDRIAAILDLYKSDFLREESYDWAMETRQLLKHKTYLALASFAEKRLETRDYTDPLDACLERIHQLNPAEERTARLFLKYFGDRQRMVKLKLYYADYKRRLMQDYAMKPQPSLEELYLSLTRR
- a CDS encoding HAD family hydrolase produces the protein MVVTDLDGTLLRTDKTVSSYTIKTMEDVKSLGVKLVFATGRGNSTGHLVDHQLFDGRVHLNGANAFIGDRLVYDRTIPSPVFAPLLRELSGHGLNVVAEIDGVHFSNFDVGTMWQGLDYVVVNDFDDQMGSAGKLYALIDYPGQVDLIRSQISDPLYLTVTRDRMAMIMHKEARKSRGILEIAKTYGIDRDEIVAFGDDDNDVDMLIFAGRGVAMANAIDPVRERADEICDTNDRDGVAKWLDQHILAPHRLQA
- a CDS encoding NUDIX hydrolase, which translates into the protein MNDRKQERWDALDSQGRLLGFDLIRGQSIPPGVFHAIVEVYTVTPKREILVTRRGNKTLWPFCWEVTTGAVIKGERPEAGARRELWEETGLRAERTCLVHVYRILDRHEIYFGYVFFANLDDLPVRLQAGETTDYRLLPYLAFKQFLRTDQFAAPLRDRFLANEGLFDRMILATNWDKMGSD
- a CDS encoding nitroreductase — encoded protein: MDLWQAIRSRHSVRRFTEQKIGSEIENCLREAVDQYNRESGLSLQLCLDEPKAFEGRLARYGRFSNCRNYLVVAGPRGSDQLLGYYGQRFVLKAQQLGLNSCWVGLHYRRSKIPCTIGKGARIRLVIALGYGQTQGRPRRSKDMMDLCRVAGEMPDWFRKGMKAALLAPTATNQQKFLLTLRGDKVAAKTYPGFYSKVDLGIVKCHFEIGAGKANFDWT
- a CDS encoding lactate utilization protein, encoding MDVRKVLNALDKRNFKGFCVKDETELIALLDRLIPEHSVVGASDSVTLQETGVLDFLRSGNYHFLDKHREGIGPAEKKQLYLQYFSADTFLCSTNALTKDGVLYNIDGSGNRMAPVIYGPRQVIIVAGINKLVRNGRQAKRRVRHHAAPRDAKRLSCDTPCVELGRCTDCDSPDRICNVFTAITGQLIKDRIKVILVGKSLGY
- a CDS encoding formamidase, which encodes MPTITGNHVIYAFEPDMEAVLSVDDGSIVTFESNDCYFGQIQTEEDDPVRVDRDFLNPATGPVYIRGADPGDTLRVDILGIDIADRGIMVVLPGEGLLKKEAKNKTVRVIPIVDGAAEYLGLRIPVHPMIGVIGVAPALEDGPCPTHTPYRHGGNMDTRDIVRGTRLYLPVMQKGALFALGDCHALMADGEVCQTGLEVSARVTVRLSVIKGNSGPWPLLETAEGTMIIASAKTLEEAACDSISTAVRALAGIFGCLWEEACMLASMAVDIKISQVVDPLMTVRAVIPKTIATTGQILKALDAGSAGGDDNPAP
- a CDS encoding pirin family protein, with the translated sequence MDSKIDHQVTGYRTRDGAGVSLIRVLGNHTVERFDPFLLLDSFDSTRPDDYTAGFPMHPHRGIETISYLWRGHMTHRDSLKHEDTIGDGEVQWMTAGSGIMHEEMLPAAERLLGVQLWLNMPAGKKMAPPAYHSIKRHEIAEIGFPGGRLRLLAGQYQGWQGHLGIYLPLDYYDIQLEPHASLTLETGSDRSVMVFTLVGDALIGDAPVKEKTAAKLTAGDHVTIGTAETGAQVLYMSSIPLDEPVAWGGPIVMNTREEIQQAFSELRKGTFLHSGITY